TGTACGCGCGGCGGACGACCGTGAGGCGCCCGTAGCGCTCGGCGAGCCGGCCCCCGGCGACCGTGCCGACGGCCCCGCCCGCGTAGAGCACGAACAGCGCGGTCGTGCCGGCCACGTCCCCGCCGCCGGTCCGCTGACGGACGTACAGCGAGACGAACGCGCTCAGGCCGACGAACACGATCGAGCGGCACACGATGGCGCCCGACAGCCGTAGGAACGACCGCCAGTCGTCCGTCCCGGAGGCCTCGGTCCTGGACGTGACCGCGGCACGGCTCCCTGTCGAGCGCACCGCCGCCGCGCACAGGGCCGCGCCCGCGATCGCCGGGACGAGCAGCAGGGGAGAGGCGTCCAGTCCGCCGGTGGCGACAACCCCCGCCACCAGGAGCGGTGCCAGGGCGAAGCCGACGTTGCCGCCGAGGGAGAACCAACCCATGGCCGTATGGCTTCCCCGGGACGCGGCGCGGGCCGCGCGGGCCGCCTCCGGGTGGTACGCGGCGACGCCGATCCCGGACACGGCCACCACCGCCAGCGTGAGCCCATAGGAATCCGTGACGCCGCTCAGCGCGACTCCGGCACCGCCCGTCAGCGCGCTCAGCGGCAGCAGCCAGGGCATCGGACGGCGGTCGGTGAGCGCCCCGAACAGCGGCTGCACCACCGACGACAGCAGGGAGGCGGCGAGCACGACGCCCGAGGCGGCGGCATAGCTGTAGGCCCGCTCGGCGACGAAGAAGGGGACGAGGG
The DNA window shown above is from Streptomyces chartreusis and carries:
- a CDS encoding MFS transporter, producing MSLGHACVDVYQGVVAALVPFFVAERAYSYAAASGVVLAASLLSSVVQPLFGALTDRRPMPWLLPLSALTGGAGVALSGVTDSYGLTLAVVAVSGIGVAAYHPEAARAARAASRGSHTAMGWFSLGGNVGFALAPLLVAGVVATGGLDASPLLLVPAIAGAALCAAAVRSTGSRAAVTSRTEASGTDDWRSFLRLSGAIVCRSIVFVGLSAFVSLYVRQRTGGGDVAGTTALFVLYAGGAVGTVAGGRLAERYGRLTVVRRAYTLSVLAVAGVVLVPGPAVYLFVALTSAGLYVPFSLHVTLGQDYLPRRIGTASGVTLGLAVSVGGLAAPAIGALADTTSLRTALIPLIALPALGRLLLTGLREPTQPGPNHQEPSKVTNSSTAP